GACGCTGATATGATGAATACCAAAAAAACATATACCGCTGAAGAAATAGTGAAGATTGGGCTTTCTCTGCCTCCAGACTTTGCCCCAGGAAAGGGCTGGTCTTATTCAGACACAGGATACGTATTACTGGGTATCCTTATTGAAAAAGTAACCGGGAACAGCTATGCGGAAGAGATTGAAAATCGGATTATTGAACCGCTTGAATTGTCGAATACATTCCTACCNNNNNNNNNNNNNNNNNNNNNNNNNNNNNNNNNNNNNNNNNNNNNNNNNNNNNNNNNNNNNNNNNNNNNNNNNNNNNNNNNNNNNNNNNNNNNNNNNNNNAATTATTAATGGTCTAGTTTCGTATTGCCTTTTTTAAGCTGAAATAACAAATTAAGTGTTTAAATTACTAGAATCATTACTTGACATCACACCACAGGTCTTATATATTCTATAGCTCTCTATTTCATACCCTATGTCATTTTCTCATTGTAACAGGCTTTCTCTATACATGAAAAACATAATGTTCCAAAAACTCACAAGCCACAATATAGTTACGTGATTTCTCAATATATCTCTTGTATATAAATCGATCTAAAGATGTAAAATATCCAAGTAATTACATTACATCTAAATTTAAATTAAAGAAGGAGCTATATACCATGGATAAAAAAGATTTAGTAAGTCTTCAAGTCAACAACATGCCGTCAGATGCTCTGAATACTCCTAGTAAGTCCCAAGAGCAAATGCAAGATTCAGCTCAAAAGCTATCTAACGGAATAAAAATAGATTCATCAGAAAACGAAACTGCAACTCTAAATAAAGACGAATAGAGAGTTTTTGGCGTGAAAATAAGCTAAAAAATCGAAATGAAGCAATTCGACAGATCGTAGAGAAAGGGCTAGGTCGCAATTAGCGACTGCCCTTTTTTATTTCACTTAAAAATCTGCATATCAAATTTAAACCTATTATTCCCCCAAAAATCCAATCATCCATTATTTAAGACCTATTGCATTACCAATCCGTCAAAAACGTAGTACAAACAAATCTGAGAAGTCATTTTCAAATAAGAATAGGGCTTTTAAAAATATATTCATGAAAATAACAAAAGAGCTGGATTTTCATCACAGCTCACTTATTAATTGGTTCTTTATGTGTACATGTAGGATATTGAGAACATCCAAAGAACTTGTTTCCAGTTTTATTTGAATTTCGTACCACTAAATGATTTTTACATGACGGGCATTTCCTTTCTGCAGGATCTACACCACGATACACATCTTCAGCCGAATACTCTGGATTTACTTTGTTAATCAATTTTTGAAGCTCTATACGATCTATTAGTTTTACATGACATGCTTCACCTAATCCTTTCGCCTGCTTTGTATATACGCTGTTCGTGACAACCCACGCCTCATGAGCCTTGTAATAGGCTTTTGCTGCATAAATCTCCTGTACAGCACGAATACCAACTCGATTTTTCACACCATATATTTTCGCTTGAATTACAATACGATTGTTCCCTTTTAATCCGAGATCGGCTGTTGCTTTAAAATAAAGTTTGATCAAATTGATACTAATAACCTTGATAAATGTTCATAGAAAAGAGCGTGTTTTGAAAAAAAGATTGTTCAAAACACGCTCTTACTATTTTCAGTTGGTTCATTCTTTTATAAAAAAGTTTGATCATTTCCTATCTATGTTGCTCCACAATCGCGCCCGATAGTTGAAGAATGAAATGAAAACTTTTCCTTAGGTGAGATCCGTTCTCAAATTCAATTTTAGCTGTCTGTGCAAAATTTAGACCCTTAGCGAGCCACGAAAACCCCTGGCGGCATAGTAGGATTCTGCTCCATTGTGATACACGAAGACGTGCCCGAAGCGACAATCGCAAAAAAGGGCACCGCCGAGTTCTCTAATATCAGAGGGTGTTTGCACCCAACTCGACGTTTTCATATCGAAATTTTCAAGATTCTGCAACGTCCGATATTGTTCTTCCGTTAATAGTTCAATGCCCATGGCAGTTGCCATATCAATAGCGTTATTTTCTGGTTTATGTTTTTTTCTTGACTCTAACCCTTCACGATCGTAACAAACACTTCTTCGACCTTTAGGACTTTCCGCTGAACAATCATAAAAAATGTATTCGTCCTTCTCTTTATCATGACCAACAACATCCGGTTCGCCGCCAGTTCTTTCCATTTCATTGAGCGACCACAGTTTTTCAGTATTAGCATCCAGCTTTGCTTGGACTTTAGCCCATTCAAGACCTTTATGGCGGTTCATGTTTTTCTCAAAACGGGCTTTCAATGCTCTGAGTAATTCTTCACGTTGTTCTAGTGACAACTCCTCTTTATTGTTGATTTTATTTCCCTTTGTCATGTTAGTTCCCCCCTTATTGTTTTTACTCATAATGGTTTAAGTATATATAAATATTTGTTTTATAATAAATCGTTTAAATAATCGTGTGAATTCAGTTTACAATAAATTATATGATTTAGTAAATCCATTTCTCTACAATCTGGCCCTTTAACGGAACAACTTATTGTCACTCAACAGTTCCTTAATCGTTCTTTCAATTTCAGATGTTCTTTTCCTTTTCACTATAAATACACTCCTTTAGATAATCTAAAGGAGGAGTTTACGCTAGTTTGACGAATTTATATTGATATAATTATAAAAGGGTGGTCTAATTGAACATTTTATGGGATTTTGATGGAACTTTGTTTGATACGTATCCTGCGTATACAAACATACTCTCTTTGGTACTGGGAGAAGCAGTAGATAAACAGGAAATTTATGAAAAGCTAAAAATTTCGTATTCGCATGCAATTGATTACTATAACATTTCCAGGGATCAAGAAGAAGAGATAAAAAGATTAAAGAAAACATTATCTCCAAAAGATATGAAACCATTTGATGGTGTAGAAGAAATCTTAAAATTTGCAAATAAAAATGTAATTATGACACACAAGCATAGGGACGGAGTTTTAGCCATCTTAAAATACTATGGATGGGATAAATACTTTGTGGATATGGTTACAATTGATGATGGTTTCCCTCGTAAACCTAATCCATTAGCATACATTCATTTACATACAAAACACGGAATCGATCTAGTTATTGGAGACCGGGAGTTAGATTTATTACCTGCAAAAGAATTAGGAATTGCAACGTGCATGTTTCAAAGTCAAGGTGATGTTGCTGATTATCATTTACAAGACTACTCGAAATTTTTTAATACGGATATTCCATTAGCGAAACGGGTGT
This sequence is a window from Bacillus pseudomycoides DSM 12442. Protein-coding genes within it:
- a CDS encoding serine hydrolase domain-containing protein codes for the protein RSKDADMMNTKKTYTAEEIVKIGLSLPPDFAPGKGWSYSDTGYVLLGILIEKVTGNSYAEEIENRIIEPLELSNTFLP
- a CDS encoding DUF4256 domain-containing protein codes for the protein MTKGNKINNKEELSLEQREELLRALKARFEKNMNRHKGLEWAKVQAKLDANTEKLWSLNEMERTGGEPDVVGHDKEKDEYIFYDCSAESPKGRRSVCYDREGLESRKKHKPENNAIDMATAMGIELLTEEQYRTLQNLENFDMKTSSWVQTPSDIRELGGALFCDCRFGHVFVYHNGAESYYAARGFRGSLRV
- a CDS encoding HAD-IA family hydrolase, which produces MNILWDFDGTLFDTYPAYTNILSLVLGEAVDKQEIYEKLKISYSHAIDYYNISRDQEEEIKRLKKTLSPKDMKPFDGVEEILKFANKNVIMTHKHRDGVLAILKYYGWDKYFVDMVTIDDGFPRKPNPLAYIHLHTKHGIDLVIGDRELDLLPAKELGIATCMFQSQGDVADYHLQDYSKFFNTDIPLAKRVFS